One window from the genome of Paraconexibacter algicola encodes:
- a CDS encoding succinic semialdehyde dehydrogenase, with the protein MSNPRRARMADVTADSAPATRTIDVEDPARGRTIGQIPVLDERAVQELATRGRMAQVGWNAMGFDARADVLHRSRRWLMANTDRMIKTICDETGKTYEDASLEVSIAAQSFRFWAKESERYLADEPISHFTPFTVGKKVVVRYEPVGLVGVVGPWNYPLVNAFCDCVPALMAGNAVVLKPSEVTPMTALLVQEMLDAAGMPADVFSVATGDGGTGGAVVDAADYVMFTGSTATGRKVMERAAKTLTPVSLELGGKDPMIVLADADLDRAANAAAYYGLLNSGQVCISIERVYVERAVHDEFVAKLVANVRELRQGVSDGPGVAEVGALTFAPQIDIVEAHVKDAVEQGAKVEIGGRRGAGPGRFFEPTVLTGVTHQMRCMREETFGPTIPVMAVEDAEEAIRMANDSEYGLQASVWTKDIARGEAIARRVEAGAVLVNDALLNYAVMGAPMGGWKSSGVGSRHGANGIRKYCKTQTVVSQRFALKKDLNMFPYTPLKSKLLGRVVKAAYDRKR; encoded by the coding sequence CTGTCGAACCCGAGGAGAGCCCGCATGGCCGACGTGACCGCCGATTCCGCCCCCGCGACCCGCACCATCGACGTCGAGGACCCGGCGCGCGGCCGCACGATCGGGCAGATCCCCGTCCTGGACGAGCGTGCGGTCCAGGAGCTCGCCACGCGCGGCCGGATGGCGCAGGTCGGCTGGAACGCGATGGGCTTCGACGCGCGCGCCGACGTCCTGCACCGCTCGCGCCGCTGGCTGATGGCGAACACCGACCGCATGATCAAGACGATCTGCGACGAGACCGGCAAGACCTACGAGGACGCCTCGCTGGAGGTCAGCATCGCCGCGCAGAGCTTCCGCTTCTGGGCGAAGGAGTCCGAGCGGTACCTGGCCGACGAGCCGATCTCCCACTTCACGCCGTTCACGGTCGGCAAGAAGGTCGTCGTCCGCTACGAGCCCGTCGGGCTCGTCGGCGTCGTCGGCCCGTGGAACTACCCGTTGGTCAACGCGTTCTGCGACTGCGTGCCCGCGCTCATGGCCGGCAACGCGGTGGTCCTCAAGCCGTCCGAGGTCACCCCGATGACCGCGCTCCTCGTCCAGGAGATGCTCGACGCGGCCGGCATGCCCGCCGACGTGTTCTCGGTCGCCACCGGCGACGGCGGCACCGGCGGCGCGGTCGTCGACGCGGCCGACTACGTGATGTTCACCGGCTCGACCGCGACCGGCCGCAAGGTCATGGAGCGCGCCGCGAAGACCCTCACGCCGGTCTCGCTGGAGCTCGGTGGCAAGGACCCGATGATCGTGCTCGCCGACGCGGACCTCGACCGCGCCGCGAACGCCGCCGCCTACTACGGCCTGCTGAACTCGGGCCAGGTCTGCATCTCGATCGAGCGCGTGTACGTCGAGCGTGCCGTGCACGACGAGTTCGTCGCCAAGCTCGTCGCCAACGTCCGCGAGCTGCGCCAGGGCGTCTCCGACGGCCCGGGCGTCGCCGAGGTCGGGGCGCTGACGTTCGCGCCGCAGATCGACATCGTCGAGGCGCACGTCAAGGACGCCGTCGAGCAGGGCGCGAAGGTCGAGATCGGCGGCCGCCGCGGCGCGGGTCCCGGCCGGTTCTTCGAGCCGACCGTCCTGACCGGCGTCACGCACCAGATGCGCTGCATGCGCGAGGAGACGTTCGGCCCGACGATCCCCGTGATGGCGGTCGAGGACGCCGAGGAGGCGATCCGCATGGCCAACGACTCCGAGTACGGCCTGCAGGCCAGCGTCTGGACCAAGGACATCGCCCGCGGCGAGGCGATCGCCCGGCGCGTCGAGGCGGGCGCGGTGCTCGTCAACGACGCGCTGCTCAACTACGCGGTGATGGGCGCCCCGATGGGCGGCTGGAAGTCCTCGGGCGTCGGCTCGCGCCACGGCGCCAACGGCATCCGCAAGTACTGCAAGACCCAGACGGTCGTCTCGCAGCGCTTCGCGCTCAAGAAGGACCTGAACATGTTCCCGTACACGCCGCTGAAGTCGAAGCTGCTCGGGCGCGTCGTCAAGGCGGCCTACGACCGCAAGCGCTAG
- a CDS encoding wax ester/triacylglycerol synthase family O-acyltransferase encodes MSQLALHQLSAFDAQFLAETDTTLAHYTGITIVAPAPDGSTVTRDAIIARVQQRIGLLTPLRWKLHTVPLGLDHPVFVEVDPDVPAHVQEITLDAPGDERQLGAAVASILEVQLPRDRPLWRIDLVHGLADGRSAILTTLHHAAADGVAAAHIFGTLMVDHDAPVRPARRAALVPRRRELLARGTRGLLLHPVRGTRAGLKVLPHLDQSPSLRSIPGVPQVAGAARTAGRLAAWATGGPVSARPTVVAAPRTRINGPLSSRRIVAFGRVPVQVVKDLKNAHGVTFNDVVVAGVSGGLRRRLEATGGVPDAPLVAFVPTSVRGTTAAGGFGNAISSFVVPIPTHLEEPDRRIGFARRAMVAAKERHRAIPTSLLADTNGLIPPPLFGAVAGVAMKLMDSGQVAPPVNLTISNVPGPPVQITAFGREVVGQYPASLIFGGVGLNVTVVSYADALEIGMVGDRELLPDLWELVEDVREEFAALHAAIS; translated from the coding sequence ATGTCCCAGCTCGCCCTGCACCAGCTCAGCGCCTTCGACGCGCAGTTCCTCGCCGAGACCGACACGACGCTCGCGCACTACACGGGCATCACGATCGTCGCGCCCGCCCCCGACGGCAGCACGGTCACCCGGGACGCGATCATCGCCCGCGTCCAGCAGCGCATCGGCCTGCTGACCCCGCTGCGCTGGAAGCTCCACACCGTGCCGCTCGGCCTCGACCACCCGGTGTTCGTCGAGGTCGACCCCGACGTCCCGGCGCACGTGCAGGAGATCACGCTCGACGCCCCCGGGGACGAGCGGCAGCTCGGCGCCGCCGTCGCGTCGATCCTCGAGGTCCAGCTGCCGCGCGACCGGCCGCTGTGGCGCATCGATCTCGTCCACGGCCTCGCCGACGGGCGCTCCGCGATCCTCACGACGCTCCACCACGCCGCCGCCGACGGCGTCGCCGCCGCGCACATCTTCGGCACGCTGATGGTCGACCACGACGCGCCCGTGCGCCCCGCCCGGCGCGCCGCGCTCGTCCCGCGCCGCCGCGAGCTGCTGGCGCGCGGCACCCGTGGTCTGCTGCTGCACCCGGTGCGTGGCACGCGGGCGGGTCTGAAGGTCCTGCCCCACCTCGACCAGTCGCCGAGCCTGCGCTCGATCCCCGGGGTCCCGCAGGTGGCGGGCGCCGCGCGGACCGCGGGACGGCTCGCCGCGTGGGCCACCGGCGGTCCGGTGAGCGCCCGCCCGACGGTGGTCGCGGCGCCGCGGACGCGGATCAACGGCCCGCTCTCCTCACGGCGCATCGTCGCGTTCGGGCGCGTGCCGGTCCAGGTCGTGAAGGACCTGAAGAACGCGCACGGCGTGACCTTCAACGACGTCGTCGTCGCCGGGGTGTCCGGCGGTCTGCGCCGGCGGCTCGAGGCCACCGGGGGCGTCCCCGACGCGCCGCTCGTCGCGTTCGTGCCGACGAGCGTGCGCGGCACGACCGCCGCGGGCGGCTTCGGCAACGCGATCTCCTCGTTCGTCGTGCCGATCCCGACGCACCTCGAGGAGCCCGACCGCCGCATCGGGTTCGCCCGCCGGGCGATGGTCGCCGCCAAGGAACGCCACCGGGCGATCCCGACCTCGCTGCTGGCCGACACCAACGGCCTGATCCCGCCGCCCCTGTTCGGCGCCGTCGCCGGGGTCGCGATGAAGCTCATGGACTCCGGCCAGGTCGCACCGCCGGTGAACCTGACGATCTCCAACGTGCCCGGTCCGCCCGTGCAGATCACGGCGTTCGGCCGCGAGGTCGTCGGCCAGTACCCGGCGAGCCTCATCTTCGGCGGCGTGGGGCTGAACGTCACCGTCGTCAGCTACGCCGACGCGCTGGAGATCGGGATGGTCGGCGACCGCGAGCTGCTCCCGGACCTGTGGGAGCTCGTCGAGGACGTGCGCGAGGAGTTCGCCGCGTTGCACGCCGCGATCAGCTGA
- a CDS encoding SDR family oxidoreductase, translating into MSPLSGRVVLVTGGARGIGHATARALRDAGARVAIGDLDEQATRDAAAALGPDVLGLALDVTDPGSFAAAIDRVEEELGPLDALVNNAGIMPLGPFVDEADSTAEKVMQVNVLGAMTGMRLALRRMLPRRRGHVVNIASVAGKAPAPGAVSYCASKAAVVAMTETARVEHRGSGIEFTCVMPSFTQTDLIAGTTGTRFIRTVTPEDVAAGIVDALADPRPDVYVPRVVGSAVRANQLLGRRFRDATARALKADRTFLEIDQAARAGYDRRIGAAKQPELVRGADDDAEA; encoded by the coding sequence ATGTCTCCTCTCTCCGGCCGCGTCGTCCTCGTCACCGGAGGTGCCCGCGGGATCGGGCACGCCACCGCCCGGGCCCTGCGCGACGCCGGGGCGCGCGTCGCGATCGGCGACCTCGACGAGCAGGCGACCCGCGACGCCGCGGCGGCGCTCGGCCCGGACGTCCTCGGGCTCGCGCTCGACGTCACCGACCCGGGCTCGTTCGCGGCGGCGATCGACCGCGTCGAGGAGGAGCTCGGCCCGCTCGACGCGCTCGTCAACAACGCCGGGATCATGCCGCTCGGCCCGTTCGTCGACGAGGCCGACAGCACCGCCGAGAAGGTCATGCAGGTCAACGTCCTCGGGGCCATGACCGGCATGCGGCTCGCGCTGCGCCGGATGCTGCCCCGCCGTCGCGGCCACGTCGTCAACATCGCCTCGGTGGCCGGGAAGGCGCCCGCGCCCGGGGCGGTCTCCTACTGCGCGAGCAAGGCGGCCGTCGTCGCGATGACCGAGACCGCACGCGTCGAGCACCGCGGCAGCGGCATCGAGTTCACGTGTGTGATGCCCTCGTTCACGCAGACCGACCTGATCGCCGGCACCACGGGCACGCGGTTCATCCGCACGGTCACCCCCGAGGACGTGGCGGCGGGCATCGTCGACGCCCTCGCAGACCCGCGCCCGGACGTGTACGTGCCGCGCGTCGTCGGCTCGGCCGTCCGCGCCAACCAGCTGCTGGGCCGGCGCTTCCGCGACGCGACCGCGCGGGCGCTGAAGGCCGACCGCACGTTCCTGGAGATCGACCAGGCCGCGCGCGCCGGCTACGACCGCCGGATCGGTGCCGCCAAGCAGCCCGAGCTCGTCCGCGGGGCCGACGACGACGCGGAGGCCTGA
- a CDS encoding acyl-CoA carboxylase subunit beta → MSDTGTTRDDRDAPAPGEVTKQEGLAELERRRAAALAMGGEERLAARAAAGRLNARERVALLVDPGSFVELGMLAHSDREEVGERAPADAVVTGVGTVEGRKVCVIATDASVLAGTTGRVGSRKQGQIMSLAGRKGYPLVMLGDANGGRLPDLLGSDFAAAAGGDEGEHFLGLRVTEDRIPRITAILGNAYGDPTLWAGSSDLVVMAEGCSIALSGPSLVGASTGAETTHEQLGGPAVTVRETGMVTRLEPTEEAVMQTIRRYLGYLPSNATREPPSVPPVAPATPSEELLTIVPDRGRRGYDVRRVLDAVLDGDSFLELHPEHARSVVVGLGRVQGRPVGVVANQPKFRGGVLDAPAAVKVHRLVDLCTGFGLPLVFLQDMPGVMIGEESERLAVGQKLIGLYTAVARSPVPKVTVILRKAFGFGYMALGGPSMGTDYVVAWPNAEIGFMAADNAVHVVHHRRLQAARAEGGQEAARALAAELEREMHSAFAPWRAASQSFLHDVIRPQDTRQAVIDGLFVGTGYR, encoded by the coding sequence ATGTCCGACACCGGCACGACCCGTGACGACCGCGACGCCCCCGCCCCCGGCGAGGTCACCAAGCAGGAGGGCCTGGCCGAGCTCGAGCGTCGGCGTGCGGCCGCGCTGGCGATGGGCGGGGAGGAGCGGCTCGCCGCGCGCGCGGCCGCCGGGCGGCTGAACGCCCGCGAGCGCGTCGCGCTGCTCGTCGACCCGGGCTCGTTCGTCGAGCTCGGCATGCTCGCCCACTCCGACCGCGAGGAGGTCGGGGAGCGCGCCCCGGCCGACGCGGTGGTCACCGGGGTCGGCACGGTCGAGGGCCGCAAGGTCTGCGTGATCGCCACCGACGCGTCCGTGCTCGCCGGCACGACCGGCCGCGTCGGGTCGCGCAAGCAGGGCCAGATCATGAGCCTCGCCGGCCGCAAGGGCTACCCGCTGGTGATGCTCGGGGACGCCAACGGCGGACGCCTGCCCGACCTCCTCGGCTCCGACTTCGCGGCCGCGGCGGGCGGCGACGAGGGCGAGCACTTCCTCGGCCTGCGCGTCACCGAGGACCGCATCCCGCGCATCACCGCGATCCTCGGCAACGCCTACGGCGACCCGACGCTCTGGGCGGGGTCGTCGGACCTCGTCGTGATGGCGGAGGGCTGCTCGATCGCGCTGTCGGGCCCGTCGCTGGTCGGCGCGTCGACCGGGGCCGAGACGACCCACGAGCAGCTCGGCGGTCCCGCGGTCACCGTGCGCGAGACCGGCATGGTCACGCGGCTCGAGCCGACCGAGGAGGCCGTGATGCAGACGATCCGTCGCTACCTCGGCTACCTGCCGAGCAACGCGACCCGCGAGCCGCCGAGCGTCCCGCCGGTCGCGCCCGCGACGCCGAGCGAGGAGCTGCTGACGATCGTGCCCGACCGCGGCCGGCGCGGCTACGACGTGCGCCGCGTGCTCGACGCGGTGCTCGACGGCGACTCGTTCCTGGAGCTGCACCCCGAGCACGCGCGCAGCGTCGTCGTCGGCCTCGGCCGGGTGCAGGGACGCCCCGTCGGCGTGGTCGCCAACCAGCCGAAGTTCCGCGGCGGGGTCCTCGACGCCCCCGCGGCCGTCAAGGTCCACCGCCTCGTCGACCTCTGCACCGGCTTCGGGCTGCCGCTCGTCTTCCTGCAGGACATGCCCGGGGTGATGATCGGGGAGGAGTCCGAGCGGCTCGCGGTCGGCCAGAAGCTCATCGGCCTCTACACGGCGGTCGCCCGCTCGCCCGTCCCGAAGGTGACGGTGATCCTGCGCAAGGCGTTCGGCTTCGGCTACATGGCGCTCGGCGGGCCGTCGATGGGCACCGACTACGTCGTCGCCTGGCCGAACGCGGAGATCGGGTTCATGGCCGCCGACAACGCCGTCCACGTGGTCCACCACCGCCGCCTGCAGGCGGCGCGCGCCGAGGGCGGGCAGGAGGCGGCGCGCGCGCTGGCCGCCGAGCTCGAGCGCGAGATGCACAGCGCGTTCGCCCCCTGGCGGGCCGCGTCGCAGTCGTTCCTGCACGACGTCATCCGGCCGCAGGACACCCGGCAGGCTGTGATCGACGGGCTGTTCGTCGGGACCGGGTACCGCTGA
- a CDS encoding SRPBCC family protein produces the protein MPLLAETTATVPASAEAVWAVLADVEARPRWHPRLQRAWLDGPLAPGVRGGLHPERTRPVDLEVGVVQPQRRLTLVGVHGLPVARGTYEHELRPLGDDACEVTLRMRVDGPAARLVALLAGRLLRAWAQPGPLQALGALARERDARTAPSP, from the coding sequence GTGCCGCTGCTCGCCGAGACCACCGCCACCGTCCCCGCCTCCGCCGAGGCGGTGTGGGCCGTCCTCGCGGACGTGGAGGCGCGCCCCCGATGGCATCCGCGCCTGCAGCGCGCGTGGCTCGACGGGCCGCTCGCGCCCGGCGTGCGCGGCGGGCTGCACCCCGAGCGCACGCGACCGGTCGACCTCGAGGTCGGCGTGGTGCAGCCGCAGCGGCGCCTGACGCTCGTCGGGGTCCACGGGCTGCCGGTCGCCCGCGGCACCTACGAGCACGAGCTGCGCCCGCTCGGCGACGACGCCTGCGAGGTGACGCTGCGGATGCGGGTCGACGGCCCGGCCGCCCGCCTCGTCGCGCTGCTCGCCGGCCGGCTGCTGCGCGCGTGGGCGCAGCCCGGGCCGCTGCAGGCGCTCGGCGCGCTGGCCCGCGAGCGCGACGCGCGCACCGCTCCGTCTCCCTGA
- a CDS encoding DM13 domain-containing protein, whose protein sequence is MPRSRPALLATAATAVALLSAAPPAMAANVELLRGTVRPASHDARGVATVVARPDGSRTLNLRRFRIDPGPVVRVWLVPKSARSDGRIDDDYKDLGRLKGSKGNQSYRIPKSIDLRRYSSVVFWCVPFTSNLARADLGRS, encoded by the coding sequence ATGCCCCGATCCCGTCCCGCCCTCCTGGCGACCGCGGCCACGGCCGTGGCGCTCCTGTCGGCCGCGCCGCCCGCGATGGCCGCCAACGTCGAGCTGCTGCGCGGCACCGTGCGGCCCGCCTCCCACGACGCCCGCGGCGTCGCGACCGTCGTCGCCCGTCCCGACGGCAGCCGCACGCTGAACCTGCGGCGCTTCCGCATCGATCCCGGCCCGGTCGTGCGCGTGTGGCTGGTGCCGAAGAGCGCCCGCAGCGACGGCCGCATCGACGACGACTACAAGGACCTCGGACGCCTGAAGGGCTCCAAGGGCAACCAGAGCTACCGGATCCCGAAGTCGATCGACCTGCGGCGCTACAGCTCGGTCGTGTTCTGGTGCGTGCCGTTCACGTCGAACCTCGCCCGCGCCGACCTGGGCCGCTCGTGA
- a CDS encoding alpha/beta fold hydrolase: MQINGIDLAVDEHGPADGPVVVLLHGFPELAYSWRHQIGPLTDAGYRLLVPDLRGYGRSEAPAAVEDYAIDVLARDVTGILDAFAVERAVLIGHDWGADLAWKTTWLHPDRVIAVGGLSVPFAPPAPAPPVGLMRQGLGEDFYMVWFQEPGVAEAALERDVRRTLATSRQWTAAWAQEQDDVPPTPSFLTDEELDVYVRAYERTGFRGGLNWYRNLDRSWERTKDLDRRIEVPALFLTGERDPVRRFMPSVVMQGWVTDLRVDAVIPEAGHWLQQHAPEAVNEHLLAWLADVT, from the coding sequence GTGCAGATCAACGGCATCGACCTCGCGGTCGACGAGCACGGGCCCGCCGACGGTCCGGTCGTCGTCCTCCTCCACGGCTTCCCGGAGCTCGCGTACTCGTGGCGCCACCAGATCGGGCCGCTGACGGACGCGGGGTACCGGCTGCTCGTCCCCGACCTGCGCGGGTACGGCCGCTCGGAGGCGCCGGCGGCGGTGGAGGACTACGCGATCGACGTGCTCGCGCGCGACGTCACCGGGATCCTCGACGCGTTCGCGGTCGAGCGGGCGGTGCTGATCGGGCACGACTGGGGTGCGGACCTCGCGTGGAAGACGACGTGGCTGCACCCCGACCGCGTCATCGCGGTGGGCGGCCTGTCGGTGCCGTTCGCGCCGCCCGCGCCCGCCCCGCCCGTCGGGCTGATGCGCCAGGGGCTCGGCGAGGACTTCTACATGGTGTGGTTCCAGGAGCCCGGGGTGGCCGAGGCCGCCCTCGAGCGCGACGTGCGGCGCACGCTCGCGACGAGCCGGCAGTGGACGGCCGCGTGGGCGCAGGAGCAGGACGACGTGCCGCCGACGCCCTCGTTCCTCACCGACGAGGAGCTCGACGTCTACGTGCGGGCCTACGAGCGCACGGGCTTCCGCGGCGGGCTGAACTGGTACCGCAACCTCGACCGCAGCTGGGAGCGGACGAAGGACCTGGACCGCCGGATCGAGGTCCCGGCGCTGTTCCTCACCGGCGAGCGCGACCCGGTCCGCCGGTTCATGCCGTCGGTGGTCATGCAGGGCTGGGTGACGGACCTGCGGGTCGACGCGGTGATCCCCGAGGCGGGGCACTGGCTGCAGCAGCACGCGCCCGAGGCGGTCAACGAGCACCTGCTCGCCTGGCTCGCCGACGTCACGTGA
- a CDS encoding ABC1 kinase family protein, translating to MERTIDIDRERARVAREAGALARPRIWTDTIGALATTAWRAVSSAAPDAPLVLLGAAASAAGAPAIGPVRSEPAAIAGAQRLVRRGGPAYIKLGQFVASADGILPPAWVQAFAWCRDDAPRLDTRIVRDVIARELGEDALAVVEEEALAAGSIGQVHRAWLPDGTPVVVKVRRPGLRRRLRSDIGALALAAAGAERMSEDVAALNLPGFVELFAQLTLEELDFRLEAHNLVQSAAIYRDCGLDFVQVPRPIDGLVTSRVLVMEHVAGVPYDRAGEELDADVDGERLLQLAIGGVLTSTLLHGVFHGDLHAGNVLVRHDGTFALVDFGICGRLSEEQRAALGAYLMGFAAGDAAAQIHALRRFGAIPADADADALVAELGAELERLGHRADGAVTFERLGDTVGRQLAILSRNGFRMPKGLVLFFKNLLYLSSFAAAIAPQADLFSTIERALGDLDAEHAARLGAALAA from the coding sequence ATGGAGAGGACGATCGACATCGACCGCGAGCGGGCCCGCGTGGCCCGCGAGGCCGGCGCCCTGGCCCGGCCCCGCATCTGGACCGACACCATCGGGGCGCTCGCCACGACGGCCTGGCGGGCGGTGAGCAGCGCCGCGCCCGACGCGCCGCTCGTGCTCCTCGGCGCGGCCGCCTCCGCCGCCGGCGCGCCCGCGATCGGCCCGGTCCGCAGCGAGCCCGCCGCGATCGCCGGCGCCCAGCGGCTCGTGCGCCGCGGCGGCCCCGCCTACATCAAGCTCGGCCAGTTCGTCGCCAGCGCCGACGGGATCCTCCCGCCCGCCTGGGTGCAGGCCTTCGCCTGGTGTCGCGACGACGCGCCGCGCCTGGACACCCGGATCGTCCGGGACGTCATCGCCCGCGAGCTCGGCGAGGACGCTCTGGCGGTCGTCGAGGAGGAGGCGCTCGCCGCCGGGTCGATCGGCCAGGTGCACCGGGCGTGGCTGCCCGACGGCACGCCCGTGGTCGTGAAGGTCCGCCGGCCCGGGCTGCGCCGCCGGCTGCGCTCGGACATCGGGGCGCTCGCCCTCGCCGCCGCCGGCGCGGAGCGGATGAGCGAGGACGTCGCCGCGCTCAACCTGCCGGGGTTCGTCGAGCTGTTCGCGCAGCTCACCCTCGAGGAGCTCGACTTCCGCCTCGAGGCCCACAACCTCGTCCAGAGCGCCGCGATCTACCGCGACTGCGGCCTGGACTTCGTGCAGGTCCCGCGGCCGATCGACGGGCTCGTCACCTCGCGGGTGCTCGTCATGGAGCACGTCGCGGGCGTGCCCTACGACCGGGCGGGCGAGGAGCTCGACGCCGACGTCGACGGCGAGCGTCTGCTGCAGCTGGCGATCGGCGGCGTGCTGACCAGCACGCTCCTGCACGGGGTCTTCCACGGCGACCTGCACGCCGGCAACGTGCTCGTCCGTCACGACGGGACGTTCGCCCTCGTCGACTTCGGGATCTGCGGACGGCTCTCCGAGGAGCAGCGCGCCGCGCTCGGCGCGTACCTCATGGGCTTCGCGGCGGGCGACGCCGCCGCCCAGATCCACGCGCTGCGCCGCTTCGGCGCGATCCCGGCCGACGCGGACGCCGACGCGCTCGTGGCCGAGCTCGGCGCGGAGCTCGAGCGGCTCGGCCACCGCGCCGACGGGGCCGTGACGTTCGAGCGGCTCGGCGACACCGTCGGCCGGCAGCTGGCGATCCTCTCCCGCAACGGGTTCCGGATGCCGAAGGGGCTCGTGCTGTTCTTCAAGAACCTGCTGTACCTGTCGAGCTTCGCGGCGGCGATCGCCCCGCAGGCCGACCTGTTCAGCACGATCGAACGGGCGCTGGGCGACCTCGACGCCGAGCACGCCGCGCGCCTGGGCGCCGCCCTCGCCGCCTGA